In Candidatus Delongbacteria bacterium, the genomic window CGCGCTGCTGGCCACGGAGGACGAGGCCTTCCTCGAGCACCACGGCATCGACAAGACCGCCCTGTTGCGTGCGGCGCTCTCCCAGTTCCTGCCGGGCCGGCGCAGCGGCGGCTCCACGCTGACCCAGCAGCTGGCCAAGAACATGTTCTTCTCCTTCGAGAAGAAGGTGGACCGCAAGCTGCGCGAAATGCTGCTCACGCTGGCGATGGAGTCGCGCTACGAGAAGCACGACATCCTGGAGGCCTACTGCAACACGGTGGACTTCGGCGCGGGCAGCATGGGCGTGGAGGCCGCGGCCCAGGAGTATTTCGAGAAGTCCGCCCTCGACCTGGAGGTGGTGGAGGCCGCCACGCTGGTGGCGATCCTCAACGCCCCCACGCGCTACAACCCGCGCTCCAACCCGGCCGCCTGCCGGGAGCGGCGCAACTGGGTGCTGGCGCGGCTGGGCCGCACGGGGCACCTGGAGCGCGACGAGGTGGCGCGGCTCAAGGCCAGCCCGATCCGCGTCAAGCCCGGCAAGCGCAACAACGCGGGCCACCTGCGCGACTGGATCCTGGCCGACCTGGAGGACGAGTACCGCAAGCTGGGCCTCGAGCCCGAGACCATTCCCTACGCCGGGCTGGAGATCCACACCAGCGTGGACGCCCGGCTGCAGGACGTGGCCCAGCAATCGGTGACCGAGTTCTGCACCGATCTGGAGAAGCGCCTGGGCAGCAACGCCACCCAGCTGGACGGGGCGGTGGTGGCCGTGGATCCGCGCAACGGCGAGATCCTGGCGCTGGTGGGCGGCCGCGACTACATCAAGAGCTCCTACAACTGCGCGCTGAGTCCCAATCGCCAGCCGGGCAGCAGTTTCAAGCCCTTCTTCTACTACTCGACGCTGCGCGAGGGCTGGTCGCCGCTGGACCTGGTGGTGGACAGCGTGCAGAGCTACCAGCTCAGCGACATGAACTGGACGCCGCGCAACTGGGACTACAGCCAGAGCGGGCGCCAGACCTACATCTACAGCCTGATGAAGAGCCTCAACGTGGTGGTGGCCAACGCCGCCGTTCGGCAGGGCATGAAGGAGACCATCCGCACGGCGCGGCTGGCCGGGATCACGGCGCCGCTGGAGAACAAGCCCTCCATGGCCCTGGGCGCCTACCCCGTCAGGCCGCTGGAGCTGGCCCAGGCCTACTCGGTCTTCGTCAACCGCGGGATCCGCTCCGACGCCTACGCCGTGCGCCGGGTGGTGGACCGTTTCGGACGCGAGGTGATGCGCCACAAGCCGCGCCAGCGCCAGGCGCTGGATCCGGTGGAATGCTACCTGGTGCTGGACATGCTCAAGGGCGCCGTGCGCTACGGCACGGGCGGCGACCTGCTCTCCGTGCGGGTCTCGGGCGACCTGGGCGGCAAGACGGGCACCACGGACGACTATCGCGACAGCTGGTTCTGCGCCGTGATGCCGCGGCTGGTCTGCGTGAGCTGGGTGGGCAACCGCGACAACCACCCCATGCGCTTCTCGCGCGAGCACGGCGTGACGGGCGCCACGGGCGGCCTGAAGGTCTTCAAGGGCATCCTGCCGCGGGTGGAGGGGATCCTGGGCCGCCAGGGCACCTTTGCCGTTCCGGAGGGCGTCGAGTTCCACGACGTGGATCTTTGGAGCGGACGGGAGACGCCGGGCGGCATCCGCCTGGCCCTGCGGCCGATTGACTATTGAGATGGTGACGCCATGAGGGGACGCATCGATCATCTGCTGGAGCTGGCCCGCCTGGCCGGCAA contains:
- a CDS encoding transglycosylase domain-containing protein, with the protein product MNRDLLRSLRLALYSLMGVLGLGLLLMLVYTSLVQHQLPYLPQKLADLEPPRRTTILDRNGLVLSRIGSSLPVSLEQISPFFVNALLATEDEAFLEHHGIDKTALLRAALSQFLPGRRSGGSTLTQQLAKNMFFSFEKKVDRKLREMLLTLAMESRYEKHDILEAYCNTVDFGAGSMGVEAAAQEYFEKSALDLEVVEAATLVAILNAPTRYNPRSNPAACRERRNWVLARLGRTGHLERDEVARLKASPIRVKPGKRNNAGHLRDWILADLEDEYRKLGLEPETIPYAGLEIHTSVDARLQDVAQQSVTEFCTDLEKRLGSNATQLDGAVVAVDPRNGEILALVGGRDYIKSSYNCALSPNRQPGSSFKPFFYYSTLREGWSPLDLVVDSVQSYQLSDMNWTPRNWDYSQSGRQTYIYSLMKSLNVVVANAAVRQGMKETIRTARLAGITAPLENKPSMALGAYPVRPLELAQAYSVFVNRGIRSDAYAVRRVVDRFGREVMRHKPRQRQALDPVECYLVLDMLKGAVRYGTGGDLLSVRVSGDLGGKTGTTDDYRDSWFCAVMPRLVCVSWVGNRDNHPMRFSREHGVTGATGGLKVFKGILPRVEGILGRQGTFAVPEGVEFHDVDLWSGRETPGGIRLALRPIDY